Proteins encoded in a region of the Natronorubrum halophilum genome:
- a CDS encoding DUF7504 family protein, producing MEPRIPAEIEPPANVLLVDANAREPNACTERCYETDSTAALTVSFVDDQLEQPDPDEVDGRVGLLTIGNDLLDERADSDPDFADSVVVDSVCDPTDLSEIGIAVSRFCEHWFDDGEQISVCFESLDALIRYRSPKEVFQFTRILLGRLESVDADAHVHFDPSRHEDRLVSAFGSVFDAVIVDENADRSLPEATDEEVEELLAAWSEASENGLGLEADPSTEATDEEIARILGNECNTTR from the coding sequence ATGGAGCCCAGAATTCCCGCCGAGATCGAGCCACCGGCGAACGTATTGCTCGTCGACGCGAACGCTCGTGAGCCAAACGCGTGTACCGAACGCTGCTACGAGACCGACTCGACGGCAGCGCTCACGGTCAGCTTCGTGGATGACCAGCTGGAACAGCCGGATCCGGACGAGGTAGACGGCAGGGTCGGGCTGTTGACGATCGGGAATGACCTGTTGGACGAACGCGCGGACTCGGACCCCGATTTCGCCGACTCGGTCGTCGTCGATTCGGTCTGTGATCCGACCGACCTCTCCGAAATCGGGATTGCCGTCAGCCGATTTTGCGAACACTGGTTCGACGACGGCGAGCAGATTTCAGTCTGTTTCGAATCGCTCGACGCCCTCATTCGGTACAGATCGCCGAAAGAGGTCTTCCAGTTCACCCGCATCTTGCTCGGCCGACTCGAGAGCGTCGACGCCGACGCCCACGTTCACTTCGATCCGTCGCGCCACGAAGACCGCCTCGTCTCGGCGTTCGGATCGGTCTTCGATGCCGTCATCGTCGACGAGAACGCCGATCGATCGCTTCCGGAAGCCACCGACGAGGAGGTCGAAGAACTGCTCGCGGCGTGGAGCGAGGCGTCCGAAAACGGGCTCGGGCTCGAGGCGGATCCGTCGACCGAGGCGACCGACGAAGAAATCGCCCGAATACTCGGGAATGAGTGCAATACGACGCGTTGA
- a CDS encoding pro-sigmaK processing inhibitor BofA family protein, producing MTGIEILLLIVVLVGVLVAASLIRAVSPFIINAVVGLVILFLAQAVFGLSIAVTPIVLLIVALGGVPGSIVVLVLSLLGVAFVP from the coding sequence ATGACCGGCATCGAGATCCTGCTGTTGATCGTCGTCCTCGTCGGCGTGCTCGTCGCAGCAAGCCTCATCCGTGCGGTTAGTCCCTTCATCATCAACGCGGTCGTCGGACTGGTGATCCTGTTTCTCGCGCAGGCGGTGTTCGGCCTTTCGATCGCAGTGACCCCGATCGTCCTGCTGATCGTGGCGCTCGGCGGCGTCCCGGGCTCGATCGTGGTGCTCGTGCTATCGCTGCTGGGCGTCGCGTTCGTTCCGTAA
- a CDS encoding DUF7563 family protein, with amino-acid sequence MVGVTIAPWPSASNETTCRHCGAYVTSQFCRVYGDNDDQVHRCGDCDSYRRLTRGSAAGVDLSIPDPETSPGRHGGEADV; translated from the coding sequence GTGGTCGGCGTGACGATCGCCCCATGGCCGTCGGCCAGCAACGAAACGACGTGCCGTCACTGCGGTGCGTACGTCACGAGCCAGTTCTGCCGCGTCTACGGTGACAACGACGATCAGGTCCACCGTTGCGGCGACTGTGACAGCTATCGACGGCTGACCCGCGGGTCCGCCGCCGGCGTCGACCTTTCGATTCCTGATCCGGAGACGTCGCCCGGCCGTCACGGAGGTGAGGCCGATGTGTGA
- a CDS encoding DUF7845 domain-containing protein, producing MSQVETTPHEIEGRWKWPDWGRGPYDALSSVMLGPPFEGYLELNIEVDGEPWLIKVSYSKSGFAPRLSDGINAERLYEWDIVGRGRGKRKASFNISPRFPNMRHWETGDSIQLPWENQVGEVDGVDVEFHTSNIEAERGLELLPEFFAAIFEHANERIHSEYFRTEPHAASRMWAYERYVRICREWAEKLSSAGVLQKVALYLSDLKGVKAELHIDNEETINHQNRLFLNPASAGKLMPGHTYGRKFEIYQLKDPDAVSKNHPSYHPKVEVLVNKARNDGEAWAWADRHEVTEQIEETLLNALHWEDIPLGPDGNGVYIADDHFDAVARDDLVELYEDPTPRLEAKSDHLLMTTLRDMGETARDVTETVATDGGATVDDLADQLGKHPATIYRAIQDLGEIFELDQGDVSFRARKYREELRALAESAEYAIESYADRMQHIMGLADHVAELSPFQQWLTENGADLEFDENGEPRRMRVDTILSQLKADSFENLGTIAAEALEKWSKSGNDPTVLRGAELTWRTPGGGTETGFVGAVADR from the coding sequence GTGTCGCAAGTCGAGACGACGCCTCACGAGATCGAGGGTCGTTGGAAGTGGCCCGACTGGGGCCGCGGGCCGTACGATGCGCTGTCCTCGGTGATGCTCGGTCCGCCGTTCGAAGGGTATCTTGAACTGAACATCGAAGTCGACGGCGAGCCCTGGCTCATCAAAGTCAGTTACAGCAAATCCGGATTCGCGCCGCGGCTGTCGGACGGGATCAATGCCGAGCGACTGTACGAATGGGATATTGTGGGCCGTGGGCGCGGCAAGCGAAAGGCGTCATTCAATATCTCGCCGCGGTTTCCGAACATGCGCCACTGGGAAACTGGTGATTCGATACAACTCCCCTGGGAAAATCAGGTGGGCGAGGTCGACGGTGTGGACGTCGAGTTCCACACCAGCAACATCGAAGCCGAGCGCGGTCTCGAGTTGCTACCGGAGTTCTTCGCGGCCATCTTCGAGCACGCCAACGAGCGGATTCATTCCGAGTATTTCCGAACCGAACCGCACGCGGCGAGTCGAATGTGGGCGTACGAGCGCTACGTTCGAATCTGTCGCGAGTGGGCGGAAAAGCTCTCGTCGGCCGGTGTACTCCAGAAGGTCGCGCTTTATCTCTCCGACCTCAAGGGCGTGAAGGCAGAGTTGCACATCGACAACGAGGAAACGATCAACCACCAGAATCGGTTGTTCCTGAATCCAGCGTCAGCGGGGAAACTCATGCCGGGCCATACCTACGGTCGGAAGTTCGAAATCTACCAGCTGAAGGACCCGGACGCGGTATCGAAAAATCACCCATCCTATCACCCGAAAGTAGAGGTACTGGTGAACAAGGCGAGGAACGACGGCGAGGCATGGGCATGGGCCGATCGCCACGAGGTGACCGAGCAGATCGAAGAGACGCTACTGAACGCGCTTCACTGGGAAGACATTCCGCTCGGTCCCGACGGAAACGGCGTGTACATCGCCGACGACCATTTCGACGCCGTTGCTCGAGACGACCTGGTGGAACTCTACGAGGACCCGACGCCGCGCCTCGAGGCGAAGTCGGACCACCTGTTGATGACGACGCTTCGGGATATGGGCGAGACTGCTCGGGACGTCACCGAGACGGTCGCGACCGACGGCGGGGCGACGGTCGACGATCTCGCCGACCAGCTGGGGAAACACCCGGCGACGATCTACCGAGCGATACAGGACCTCGGTGAGATATTCGAGTTAGACCAGGGCGACGTGTCGTTCCGCGCCCGGAAGTACCGCGAGGAACTTCGAGCGCTCGCCGAGTCCGCCGAGTACGCGATCGAGAGCTATGCCGATCGGATGCAGCACATCATGGGGCTGGCCGATCACGTCGCGGAACTGTCGCCCTTCCAGCAGTGGCTCACTGAGAACGGTGCCGACCTCGAGTTCGACGAGAACGGCGAACCCCGACGGATGCGAGTCGATACGATTCTCTCGCAGTTGAAGGCTGATAGCTTCGAGAACCTCGGCACGATCGCCGCGGAGGCCCTCGAGAAGTGGTCGAAGTCGGGGAACGATCCGACGGTACTCCGTGGTGCCGAGTTGACCTGGAGGACTCCCGGCGGCGGAACTGAAACCGGATTCGTCGGCGCTGTCGCCGATCGGTGA
- a CDS encoding DUF7692 domain-containing protein, giving the protein MRIRTDGDYAYRNDAIDRAARFYDCNKTKAVVSACDDVPRLVAAARQVLERDDLTHEQRREIAETLSTRVTTFDVGQSVVVEKE; this is encoded by the coding sequence ATGCGAATCCGAACCGACGGCGACTATGCGTACCGAAACGATGCGATCGACCGCGCAGCACGCTTCTACGACTGTAACAAGACGAAAGCCGTCGTCTCAGCGTGTGACGACGTGCCCCGACTGGTTGCAGCTGCCCGCCAGGTCCTCGAGCGCGACGACCTCACTCACGAGCAGCGCCGGGAGATCGCCGAGACGTTGAGTACTCGAGTCACGACCTTCGATGTTGGTCAGTCCGTAGTTGTTGAAAAAGAGTAG
- a CDS encoding type IV pilin has protein sequence MDLTQFRSKLIGNENERAVSPVIGVILMVAITVILAAVIAAFVLDMGSGLQDSAQAGVQVEDDGSTAPTVNLESLANADGVTVIDDSGNVVSTSSGSLPLESVGEGATIDGTTGTEYDIVAYYGEETDRSGTTIVGTVEYDT, from the coding sequence ATGGATTTGACACAATTCCGAAGTAAGCTGATTGGTAACGAAAATGAACGTGCGGTCTCTCCAGTGATAGGGGTCATACTTATGGTTGCGATTACAGTTATTTTAGCGGCTGTGATCGCTGCATTTGTTCTCGATATGGGATCGGGACTCCAAGACAGTGCCCAAGCAGGCGTACAGGTGGAAGATGATGGATCCACCGCGCCAACAGTGAACCTTGAATCGCTGGCAAATGCAGATGGAGTTACTGTTATTGATGATAGTGGTAACGTTGTGTCCACGAGCAGTGGAAGTTTGCCGTTAGAAAGTGTAGGTGAGGGGGCAACAATTGATGGTACGACTGGTACGGAATATGATATTGTTGCCTATTACGGGGAAGAAACTGACCGAAGTGGGACAACTATCGTTGGGACAGTCGAGTACGACACCTAA
- a CDS encoding helix-turn-helix domain-containing protein: MTNADDHILEFLLNEGNREIVATPRVIAENINFNAGYVRQRMSPLLDEGLVEYYDEDAGFYQITDRGRAYLEGELDAGDLETDE, from the coding sequence ATGACGAATGCAGATGATCACATCTTGGAGTTCCTTCTGAATGAAGGGAACCGAGAGATCGTTGCGACACCACGTGTGATTGCTGAAAATATCAATTTCAATGCCGGATACGTGCGGCAGAGAATGAGCCCGCTTCTGGATGAAGGCCTTGTAGAATACTACGATGAAGATGCAGGATTTTACCAAATTACGGACCGCGGTCGTGCGTATCTCGAGGGAGAACTCGACGCTGGCGACTTAGAGACAGACGAATAG
- a CDS encoding tyrosine-type recombinase/integrase → MTPRKAWHRYLDGRRTEITDETASTYHYRLKLFVEWCEDNEIETVSELTGWVLDQYESARSGEGVASTTLHNEMETLQSFIEYLERIEAVDDGLADRVNIPDVPADEKSRETKLEADRALGLIRYYRSSSRAGSQNHALLEVAWHTGARLGGIRALDLRDFDASDQTLEFVHRPETDTPLKNKRNGERIVGIRDGVAKTLRQYIQSDRWEKHDDHGRQPLFSSLQGRPATTTMRAWMYAATFPCVQGPCPHGHDPETCEFRSHTHASKCPSSRAPHHVRTGSITWHQDRGVPREVTTERVNASQDIIDRFYDKATKRERMELRRRPHLEKLEIE, encoded by the coding sequence ATGACGCCACGTAAGGCGTGGCATCGGTATCTCGACGGTCGGCGTACGGAGATCACCGACGAAACGGCATCCACGTATCACTACCGGCTGAAGCTGTTCGTCGAGTGGTGTGAGGATAACGAGATCGAGACAGTATCGGAACTCACTGGCTGGGTACTCGATCAGTACGAAAGTGCCCGCTCCGGCGAGGGTGTTGCTTCGACGACGCTCCACAACGAAATGGAGACGCTACAATCGTTCATCGAGTATCTCGAGCGGATCGAAGCTGTCGACGATGGGCTTGCCGATCGCGTGAACATTCCTGACGTGCCTGCCGACGAGAAGTCCCGAGAGACGAAACTCGAGGCAGATCGTGCACTCGGACTCATTCGCTACTACCGTTCGAGTAGTCGAGCAGGTTCGCAAAACCACGCGCTGCTCGAGGTCGCCTGGCATACGGGTGCGCGGTTGGGCGGGATCCGAGCGCTGGACTTGCGGGACTTCGACGCCAGCGACCAGACACTCGAGTTTGTACACCGGCCAGAAACCGATACGCCGCTGAAGAACAAGCGCAACGGTGAACGGATCGTTGGGATACGAGACGGTGTCGCGAAGACGCTGAGACAGTACATTCAGTCTGACCGGTGGGAGAAGCACGACGATCACGGTCGACAACCGCTGTTTTCGTCACTCCAGGGCCGTCCGGCGACGACGACCATGCGCGCCTGGATGTACGCTGCGACCTTTCCGTGCGTTCAGGGTCCGTGTCCTCACGGACATGACCCTGAAACCTGTGAGTTCCGGAGTCATACCCACGCGAGCAAGTGCCCGTCCTCACGGGCTCCGCACCACGTTCGGACGGGCTCGATTACCTGGCACCAAGATCGTGGTGTTCCGCGCGAAGTGACCACAGAGCGAGTGAACGCTTCGCAGGATATCATCGATCGGTTCTACGACAAGGCAACCAAGCGCGAGCGGATGGAACTTCGACGCCGTCCGCACCTCGAAAAACTCGAAATCGAATGA
- a CDS encoding DUF502 domain-containing protein, with amino-acid sequence MADSRARGRGRIRGRFKRWLINGVVITIPLVITLLVFVVVIDFVLGILSPVVRGLIYVWPNEPSTEIVQFATLLSLFVFFLLVGIAAEYTPGRYISRRVHATIETIPGVSTIYESVRRASRMLIDDDTDQFQDVKLVEFPHRDAYMLGFLTATTPPAIEDRIDDGEMMTIMVPLGPNPTTNGFIMHIPAERVYDVDVTVEEAVRSIATLGVASNELGGDA; translated from the coding sequence ATGGCGGACTCTCGAGCCCGTGGCCGCGGTCGCATACGCGGACGGTTCAAGCGCTGGCTCATCAACGGCGTCGTGATCACGATTCCGCTCGTGATCACGCTGCTCGTGTTCGTCGTAGTTATCGACTTCGTTCTCGGTATCCTCTCGCCGGTCGTTCGGGGCCTCATCTACGTCTGGCCGAACGAGCCGTCCACCGAAATCGTCCAGTTCGCGACGCTCCTGTCCCTGTTCGTCTTTTTCCTGCTGGTCGGGATCGCCGCCGAGTACACGCCGGGCAGGTACATCTCCAGACGCGTCCACGCGACGATAGAAACGATTCCCGGTGTGAGCACGATCTACGAGAGCGTCCGTCGGGCCAGCCGGATGCTCATCGACGACGACACGGATCAGTTTCAGGACGTCAAACTCGTCGAATTCCCCCACCGGGACGCCTACATGCTCGGCTTTCTCACCGCGACGACGCCACCCGCGATCGAGGACCGAATCGACGACGGCGAGATGATGACGATCATGGTCCCGCTCGGGCCGAATCCGACGACGAACGGGTTCATCATGCACATACCCGCCGAACGCGTCTACGACGTCGACGTCACCGTCGAGGA